The Microcoleus sp. AS-A8 genome segment GGCTTTGGGTTAAAACTGATTTACGATGCTAGTCGAATGCCGATTAAATCAGAAAACTCAGGAGCAAAAGAAGCGGCCTGTGCGGTAGCTCAACAGAGCGAGGGAGGAACAATCACGATGCCTGCTAAGGGGTGGTCATTGTCTCCCAATCTGGCAATTTTGTTCCAAGCTTTTGTGATGACATTTTTAGCCGAGTGGGGCGATCGCACTCAAATTAGTACGATTGCTTTAGCTGCTTCTTATCAGCCATTTGGCGTCACCACTGGAGCGATATTGGGGCATGGAATTTGTACGGCGATCGCTGTGATTGGGGGACGTTTAATCGCCGGTCGAATTTCTGAACGGGTGGTTACGGCAATCGGTGGATTATTATTTCTCATTTTCGGATATGTTGCCATCTTAGAAGGCGTTTAAGAGAATTAATTTGCTTGCTGTCATGCTAATAGGAAAGTACAAAGTTCTGGTTTACAGTCTGCAAGGAGATGAGAATGCCCGACTCTAAACCTTATCAGCCTTCATTACTCAGATTCCTTCATGGAGTTAATGCTCTGATTGCTTTGTTAGCCATTATCACCTCATTTTGGGTATATAACACCTTCGATGGACGATTGATTAAGCTACCACTACCAGAAATTAATGACATTATTGGGATTCATGGCACCTTTGGTTTAGCCTTGCTTCTGATGATGCCTGCTTTTGCCTTATACAGTTTTCATGTGGGTCATAAACGTTTGGTACAATCCGACTCATTCGCAAAACTCACACAAATAGGTAAACCGATTTGGTGGTATAGCCTGCACCGTATCGTGAATACGCTAATGTTACTCGCTGCAACCTGGGCGTTAATCACTGGCAGAATGATGAAAGAAGAATGGCTTCCGACTAGGGAATTAGACCAGATTTGGTATCAATTGCACCTCACAGGCTGGGTAATACTGATGGTTTGTTTAATCATGCACCTGTTGATGAGTATTAAGGTCGGTGGTTTGCCACTCATCGTTTCAATCTTTGAATTTAAATATCGTCCCGAAGATTCACCGGCTACCTGGCTTCAGCAAATACGTTCTTTTTTTAGTCGTTCCTGACTCTCAAGAAGTTAACCACACTAGCGTGATGAAACGAAATACTGTCCTAATCATTGCTGAAATCTTGGTGATGGGAGGCATTTTCACAGCCTTCATTGCACCCCTTGTATTCCCTTCCGATGAATCTAGCGAAGTTGGTTAATTGCAACAGTAGGGTGCGTTAACGAAGTATAACGCACCGCCTTTTGAGAGTCTGTTACTACTTTCAATTAATATTTACTTGAGCAATTACCTCTAAGGATTACCTGGTTGATAAATGGCACCAGGGGTATGATCGGGATAAATTTCCACAACTAAATCTACATAGCTAGGATTGTGAGTGAGTGGCGTAATGAACAATTCTGGGTGAAGTGATTTCCAGAAATACTCGACAAATCGATCAATTTGTGATGCTGTCATTCCCGATTTCCCCGTCGCCATCATTTGCTGTTCCGCCTGACGCCGCCATTGTTGACTGAGATGATAGTCAGTTGGGTAGAGCAGCATCAAGCGATCTAATCGTTCCCACAAGGGTAAATAGTCTTGGAGTCCCTGATTCATATCACGCGCAAATGCTTGATCAGCAAGGGTTTGAATCGGTGGGGGTGTGGGAGCGTCAAAGAGCGCTGGGTTAATGGGTCGAACCCCAACAAACCATCCTTCAAACAGGATAATATCTATCCCTTCTACCGGTTCGGAAGTCGTGCGATCGCCAGCACCTCCCCAGGCAGATTTATCAAAGCGAGGGACGAGGATGGGGTTGGATTGGTTGGGTTGACGCAGTTGGTCTAATAGCTCTATACCCAGATCAATATCATGGGTTCCGGGTGGCCCGCGCCAGATCAGGCGGGGGTCTTGTTCTTGGAGTTGTTGCCGTTCGGCGTAAGTTTTGTAGAGGTCATCCAGGGAAAGACTAAGGGTGCGGTAGCCTAATTGAGCAAGAATTAAACTTAAAACCACTGTTAAAGTAGTTTTGCCAGTTCCTTGTCCCCCTACTATTCCCTGGATCACAGGACGCCCTAGTTGTTGCTTTAAGGTCGCCAGTTGTAAGGCAAAGGGGAGCCAGAGGCATAGGAGGGATAAAAGGATTTTGGATTGGGAAATTTCTGCGGCTTCCCCAGTGAGTTTTGTCGGAGGATGAAAAGACGGCAGAGAGAGAAGATCTGTGTAAACGGCTTGGAGAAGATGCGATAGTGACGTGTCTTCCAGAGGCGATTGCGCTTCTGGCATCAGTAGAGGCGATCGCACTTGAATCAAGTCTGCCACACGGGCAGGTGTGAGGCCAAAAGCCTTTGTCCATTGTGGTGATTTTAGGGCTTCAGTGGCTAAATGTTGCCACTCCACATGGCTTGGTGTTTGTCCTGCTGTCCAGTGATTGAGGATTTGAACCAGTGAGCTATCCGCTTGCGACATACTCTCAAGAGCCGAGTTTAAAGGCTTCTACAAACATGCTGTAAGTCATACCAATTTTCAGAGCGTTCAGGACTTCCGTCAACAGAGAACGCCCAGTAGAATTTTCAGTCGATAGCCCCCGTTGCAGACTTTTACCATACACAATCCAACTAATCGTTTCGGTAAAAAGAATTAAAACTCCAGCTCCCACCAAATCCAACTTAGCAGCTTGCCCTGCTGTAGATGGAATAGCCGAGCCGAGGAAAGTCCCCAACAACAGGCTCATTAACACCAGCGAAAGGTGTCGCCAAGGATTAGCAAACCATCGCCCGAATCTTGCCAAGGCTCCATTCACCAGATTATTGAGACGGGTATTTTGCATGGCTAGACCGGGCTACGACAAACCGATAGTTATCATACTAATCAGATATTCACTTATCCAAACCAGCCGACGACTGACTCGTGAACCGACCCACCTGAATCATACATTTTAGATGGGGAATTCGCGATCGCACTTATAGGACTGAACAATCAGGGAATCCTATTCTTTCCTATCCAATAGGAATTAACAAAAAACTCGCCCTCGCCTTCTGTGCGTCCCTTGGCGAAACCTCTGTGACCCTCTGCGTTAAAAAATCATAGTACTCCGATGCTAACGAATGCGAAATCACATCCCTAAAGCCTGATTGATCTGCTCCAATAACTGAGTCATTGACAGGGAATGTCCACGCAGAATTTGAGTAGCGACAGCCGTGAGTAGCGAGTCCAGATTAGATGTAGAGTCACCCCTCCCCATCATCGCTTGCTCCCTTAGTGATAATCGCGCCCCTACCACTGGACTATCGGCATTTAATCGATGATCCAGCACTAAAATTGGCGGTAGCTTTTGCTTTTGTAGCTGAGTCAGAGCCAGGAGTCCGCTCACCAACCCCGAAGCATCACTGATATCCTTAATCCGAATCAGCAGTAAGTCCACACTTTGCTCTTGGAGTTGATGATATATTTCTGTCCAAGAGCAGGAAAGTACGCTTCTAAACCCGGCGGTTTGGAGATATTGCATCAGGGCTTGCAGCCAAGAAGATTGAGGTTTTAAAGGTGTGGCCATTTGGGAATATCTCCCCTTACCCCCTGCACTTCGTACCCTTCGACTCTGCCTCGCTTGTGGGTGATTTAGCTCCTGCGGAGTGACCCTGCTGTGAATCACATGCGTTTCCCGTTCAACGTGACTGACAGAAGAACCCGTTGCGTGAAGGCATCGCTGAAACGTCTGGCAGGGAAGACATTCTTGTCCTCCTGAGGATAAGGCATAACACTCCGTCTGTGTGCGATCTGCGCTTTCCTGTGGGACTTCGTGCTGCAACCCTTTCGCACCCGGCTGACTCAAACCCAGCAATGGGGAACCGTTAGGTTCCGCAACGCTTTCGCGATCGCTTCCTGCACAGCCGGAGGAACAGAAAGACATAGGGTTGATTGTGGGGTCTTGGCTGAGTAAAAGTTGAGATAAGGAGTTCTCCTCTACCTCCATACCCCCCCGCTCCCCAATATCCATCACTAAAATGCTGGGCATGTAACTCATCCCAGCCGCCACTTGCAGGACTTGCAGCAAAGCCGTGATTTTTGAAGCGTTATCGGGTGCTAAACAGGGATAGACTGAAAGACCTGTGACTTGATTAGCCGCCTCTGTGGTCTGGTGATCCAACGTTACCAGGGGTATAGAGAGCAGGCCCGGATATAACGTGAACTGTTTTAAGTATGAGAGCGAATCTGCAATCTTCGCCGCATCAAGCAAGACCACATCAGGCTGCCAAACACGAGCCAATAATTCGGCCTGCTCTAAATCATCGGCTTCGAGAACTCGGTAATTGAGGTCTGAATGCTGAAGACTCAAGATCTCAGTGATTCCATAACTGAGGTTAGAGGAGTCAGAGGATGTTGGCAAATCGACAGGGGTTTGAGGGTACGTCTCTACAGGACTCAGGTGCAGAATCGTCAAACCCTTGCTGCTGGTCGGAGACTCCGGCTCTTCCAATCCCGTGAGGCTCTGGAGCAAGGCTGGCTTTTGCACGGGTAGGCTTAAGAAGCCATCCGCTTTGTTTTGATAAGCTTGCTGTTTTTCAGCCTGTGTTGCGGTCACCAACACTGGGATGTGACTAGTTTGGGCATCTGACTTCAGGAGAGTCAAGACATCCCAGCCGGAAAGTTGGGGAAGGAGGGGATTGAGTAAGATGGCACGGGGTTGCAAGCCACGGGCTTTTTCGATCGCTTCCGTACCGGAACGGGCAATCACCACCCGATAGCCCAGACTCTTCAGTTGTTCGGTTAAACTGTCCAGGTAGCGAGGGACGGTTTCGACGATTAACACCAAACGGTTGCGGATGGGGCATTGGGCATTAGGCATCGGGCAGGGGTAAATCTCCCCATCGACTCCCCTGGATTGAGGGGGGCAGGGGGGTAGGAGTAGGGTAAATTGGCTGCCTTCACCCGGTTTGGAAATAAACGAGACATCTCCGCCGTGCAAGCGTGCAAGGCGTTGAGTTAAGACCAATCCCAGACCCGTTCCCTCGAAGCGACGAGTCAGAGGTTGTTCTAGCTGTTGGAATTTCTGAAAGATCAAGTGCTGCTTTTCGGGTGGGATGCCAATGCCGGTGTCCCAGACGGTGAAAGCAATCCAGCCTTCCCAAAGATTGACTCTCAAGCCCATTTCACCGCCGACATCTGTAAATTTGAGGGCGTTGGACAGTAGATGCACCAGCATTTGGCGTAGGCGTAGCTCGTCGGCAACAAGCGTGTCTAAACCGGGTTCAATCTCTAGGGTAAATTTGGTTTCTGTTGTGGGGTCTTCCTGTTGCTCTTTCTCTTGCTGGAGTTGACCGGCTTGGGAATAGGCGCGATCGCATACACTCTGAATCTGTACTGGCTCACAGGTCAATTCCAGTTGACCGGTTTCCATCCGCGTCAAATCCAGAATATCGTTGACCAGTGTCATGAGCTGACGCCCACTTTGATAAATCAGCCGAGCATAACGGGCTTGACGTTCATTGAGTTCTCCCAAGGCTTGGTCTTTCAACAGCGTTGATAAACCCAACACAGCGGTGAGCGGTGTTTTCAGCTCATGGCTAATACAGGCTAAAAACTCATCTTTCAGTCGGTTTAGGTGGATTAAATCTGCATTTTTGGCAGCCAGTTCTTTGGCCACTTGCTGCTGCTCTGTGGTGTCTTGAGCCAGCACAACACACAGGTCGGAGAGGCTCGCAGGATAGGAGGAAGAGGTAAGGTTTGATACATCCTCCCACGCTTGGGCTTTTTCTCCCTCAAACACCGCAGACGATAGGGGAATTTTGACAAAGGAGAAGACTCGCTCCTGAGTGTTTTTCAGCGCTTCCGGTGTTTGGGAAGAGGCTTGCCCTAGCGTCGAGGGTTTTTGGGTTTGGCTCATCCGTGGTGCGGATAAGATGACCTGCTGTGTAGAAACGCTCGTTGGCAAGCGAGGGGTATCCATGGCGCAGAAGTACTGAACTCCTGCTTGTTCGCCAGTCTTACCTCGTTGTTTAACCCTCCTAGGAACAGACGAGAGGGATTCACACGGTGCCTGATTGGCTTCATTCGGTCGGGTGGTGGCACCATCCGATCTAGAAACACTCTCCCCCGTAGAGCATGGCTCACTCGCTCCAAAATCCAACATGGCAGCCGTCGTGCGTCTGACCCAGTCTAAGTTTGGCGATGTTCCAATCTGTTGACGCCAAATGAGATTTTGAGCCAGCACTTGCCCTGTTGTCGTTTGTATGCTTAAGGGTAAGGGCAAGTGTTCTAACAGTTGCACTAACGGTTTGAGGTTCGTGGGTTGGGGCTGTTCATCCCGACCCGTAGTTTCATGCTGGGCAGAGCTTGGCGCTAAGGATTTTAAGATCCGCCAGCTATTGAGCAATCCTAGGAACTTACCCTCCTCGTCTACTAATGCCCAGTGCTGAGGAGATGACCGACATTCATAGGAGGAGGGAACCGGATCTGGAGTAAATCGGTGAGAGTTCAAGGGGACGTTGGCGGAACGGGGCGTTGGCGGAGCCTGCGCGTAGCGGGTCATCCGATCTGGGGCTGAAGGGGTGAGCGTGTAGCAAGAGGATGAGGTCGGGGGGGAGTCTCCGTAGGGGTTGTGGAACCCCCACTGAGTTCGGGAGTGAAATTCTCCTTCTCTGCCATCCGGGCTACATCCCGCCAACTCCTGTGGGGCTGGGCTGCTCAGGCTATCACTCAAGCTTTGGCTCCCCTGTGCCAAACCTCCCCAGTTCCGCGTCAGGCTATTTTCTGACTCTTGGAGATAGGGCCAGAATTGGCTTAAACTCAACTGAGCTGGTAGGATTGCCAAGGGTTCAATAATCGGCGGCTCTAGCTCAGAGATAGATCTGTTGCTATCTCTAGTTGTCATCGCGAGGGGAAACTCCCCTGACTGCCGTGCGGAGATTAGGTGAGGCATCACTTGGGACAGGTTGACGACTCCCAAGGGACAATGCTGTGGGCTGACCACAACAATTGCATGACACCCTGAGGAGGCAAAAATCTCCAGCACGTCAGCAAGACCAGATGTTTGTGAGCAAACAGGAGCGGCTTGAGCAAATTTTTTGAGACTGGGAGTTGGCATGGATATGACCAATCTTGCTGAAATACGAAGAGGATGGCTAAAAACGCAGCACCTCCTCGTCTGAACTGAAAATGAAGCTGTTTATAGCTAAATCAGCTAAAGCAGAAAATTTTAGGCTAAAGCAGAAGGAATAGGTATTGCTCAATTATTGCTCCCGATCGGGGGCATGGATGGCATAGCAATTACAATTACTTACAATTCACAGATGGCTTAAATTATTGTTAAGTATTTTTCTAAAGAAATTGTTAAAATGTACCCCATAAGACTGATGTAACGCTGTAAAGCAATCCTTCGTTTTTTAAACTATATTGTCTTGCCTCCCCAACTAACTGTCTGTACCTTTGTGAATTCTGAACCCCTGGCTCAGTCATTGAGTCAGATTCTGAGTGGCGATCGCTATATTTGGCTCGCCGCTAGTTCAGAATCTAATTTTCTTGATGTGATTGAGCAACATAAACACCAGATCGATTGCTTAGTCTTAGAGGATAGTGGTTCTTTAAGGAACGTGATTCACCACTTATGTGAACAAGGAACGCTGCTCCCTGTGATTATTTTGCCCAAAGAATCCAAAGAAATTTCTTTGTACACAACGAACAGCAGCCCACTTCCTCCAGATCAGACAACCAATAATTCTTCCTCAGCACAGACCAATTATTTGTTCCACGCTGCTGAAGTTCGTCTCAGTCTTAGCCAATTGCCTGAACTCACGAGCTTTATTGACAAGGCGATCGCCCAGTTTGTCACTCTGTCTCCTGTGTTTAGCTTACCCCATCTATTTACCACGGATGAGATCGCTACTGAGCTATCAAACCGCAGTTTCCTGCTTCAGCAGCAGCGTCGATTATCTGAAAAACTCAAGGAGCGACTCGGATACCTAGGTGTGTACTACAAACGAAACCCGCAGCTGTTTCTACGCCACTTACCGCCTCACGAGAGGCAAAAGATCTTAGAAAATTTAAAATCAGAGTATCGTCAGATTGTTCTGAAGTACTTTTCTCAAGACAATACTCTCAATCAAAGAATTGATAACTTTGTTGATAAATCCTTTTTTGCCGATATTTCAGTATCGAGGATTGTCGAAATTCATATGGAACTGATGGAGGAATTTTCTAAACAGTTGAAGCTAGAAGGGAGAAGTGAGGAGATTTTACTAGACTACCGCCTGACCCTGATTGATGTCATTGCTCACTTAGGCGAAATGTATCGTCGGTCTATCCCCAGAGAGTCATAAAAGCGGAATTTAGCGATAAGCTTTAGTGAGGCTCCTAACTATACATGTTTTAGTGGGAGCTTATTCCAGGTCATTCTTATATTCTGCTCCATCTCCTTACTGATTGCTCATTGCTCTTTACTTTCCCTATGAGTCCATTAAAGAAAACTTATATTTTGAAGCTCTATGTGGCTGGAAACACACCCAACTCCGTCAGGGCTTTGAGAACACTAAAAACGATTCTCGAACAGGAATTTCAAGGAGTTTATGCTCTCAAGGTAATTGATGTCTTAAAAAGCCCACAGTTAGCTGAGGAAGATAAAATCTTGGCGACTCCCACTCTGTCGAAAGTCTTGCCGCCTCCTGTCCGCAAAATTATTGGTGATCTTTCAGACCGAGAAAAAGTCTTGATCGGATTGGATTTACTTTACGAAGAGTTACAGGAAGGAGAAGCCGACGATTAGAAAATAGCAATATTAACAGACTGGGCGTCTGTATAGGGTAAAATACATAGATTTCTTTTTCTTTGAGTAATATCTTGTTTTAGATCGATAAATATGAGTCAACTTAACCCCACTGAGCCAAAGCCAGACGAATCTGCATTGATGGGAGTCCAAAAAATACGGACGTTGATCGAAGGCTTCGATGATATCAGTCATGGGGGCCTACCGGTTGGTCGAACCACATTAGTCAGTGGGACATCAGGCACGGGTAAAACATTGTTAGCCGTTCAGTTTCTTTATAACGGTATTGCCTACTTTGACGACCCCGGTGTTTTTGTTACCTTTGAAGAATCTCCTACAGATATCATTAAAAATGCATATAGTTTTGGTTGGGACTTACAAAAGTTAATTAATGATGGCAAGCTGTTTATATTAGACGCTTCACCTGATCCAGAGGGACAAGAAGTTGTTGGAAATTTTGACCTTTCTGCTTTAATTGAGCGGATTCAGTATGGCATTCGCAAATACAAAGCCAAGCGAGTTTCTATTGACTCAATTACCGCGATATTTCAGCAGTATGACGCTGCCTCGGTAGTACGGCGAGAAATTTTTCGCTTAGTGGCACGCCTTAAACAAATTGGCGTAACCACAGTAATGACGACAGAACGAATTGAAGAGTATGGGCCGGTGGCGCGGTTTGGGGTAGAGGAGTTTGTTTCAGATAATGTGGTGATTGTGCGTAACGTTCTAGAAGGAGAGCGTCGCCGTCGTACTATGGAAATTCTCAAGCTGCGCGGTACAACTCACATGAAAGGGGAATACCCCTTTACGATGACGAATCAGGGTATTAATATCTTCCCCTTAGGAGCGATGCGATTGACTCAGCGCTCTTCTAATACCCGTGTCTCTTCAGGGGTTAAAACTCTGGATGAAATGTGCGGCGGTGGTTTTTTCAAAGACTCAATTATTCTGGCAACGGGTGCTACGGGTACGGGCAAAACCTTGTTAGTTAGCAAGTTTATTGAAGATGCCTGCTTAAGAGGCGATCGCGCTATACTTTTCGCTTACGAAGAATCACGAGCTCAGCTATCTCGGAATGCTTATTCTTGGGGTATTGATTTTGAAGATTTGGAACACAAAGGCTTACTCAAAATCCTCTGTACTTATCCCGAATCAGCAGGCTTAGAAGACCATTTACAAATCATTAAATCGGAGATTGCCGAGTTCAAACCGTCACGAATTGCGATTGATTCGCTTTCGGCGTTGGCACGGGGAGTCAGTAATAACGCTTTTCGGCAATTTGTAATTGGTGTAACTGGCTACGCTAAGCAAGAAGAAATTACTGGCTTTTTCACGAATACAACTGACCAGTTTATGGGTTCCCACTCAATTACAGATTCCCATATTTCTACGATTACGGACACAATTTTGATGCTGCAATACGTGGAAATTAGAGGAGAAATGTCTCGTGCCATTAACGTCTTTAAAATGCGAGGTTCCTGGCACGATACAGCGATTCGCGAGTATAAGATCAGTGAAGAGGGGCCAGAAATTAAAGATTCGTTCCGCAATTATGAACGAATTATCAGTGGTTCTCCCACTCGTATTGCTGTGGATGAAAAGAGTGAACTTTCCCGGATTGTTCAAGGAGTTCGTGGCAAGTCAGAGGAATAGTTATGCTCGTCTTAAGGTAGCTTTGGCGGAAGCGATCGCATCTTCAACTAGGCGGGAGAAATAACAATGCGATCGCCCCTAGTGCAGCATGGCAGAAATAACTATCCAGTTGAAAAAGGTTAAAAAGCTTACTGTATAAACTTTCTTTCCTTCTGCCTCCTGCCTTCTGCCTTCTTGTACTAGGATGTTACCTAAAAAGTCTTGAATTTTTTCCAGACTAATGCTGCTTTCAAGGCAACACTAGCCGACTTTTGACGGCCAAGGCCCCCAGATAGCAAAGGTAATGCCAGGGTCTTGAATATTGACAAACATTGTTTGACCGCTGGGTGAGAAGCAGGCTCCACAGAATTCACTGCTATTAAGCGCGTTACGCGCAAACTGATAGAGTTGACCGTTTGGAGTTACCCCGACTACATATTGGTTATTCGGGCCATCTTCACAAAGAATTAGATCAGCAGTAGGAGCTATGACAATGTTATCTGGTGCATCTAATATCTCCGCGTTGTTGGGTTCGACAAATAGTTCGATAGTGCCACCCTGTTGAGCCGTTTGACCGGGAACGTAGCGCCAGACCTGACCTGCGCCAGCAGAACCACCATTTGTGCAGGTAAAGTAAAATTCACCCTTGCCGTACCATATCCCTTCTCCGCGTGTAAACCGGGCCGCTCCCTTACCGTAGCCTTGAACCCGCACGGTATCTGTGGCAGGATTGGGATTGTCGATGGTGACCCACTCTGCCGCCATCGGCTGACCCACAGGGATAGTGGCGGTAGATTTATTACTGGTGTCTACCCCAGGCTTGCCCTGAATCTTTAATGCTTGAAGAATACCCCCGGCTTGGAGGTTTCCAGCCTGATTGGGAATAAAGCGATAAAAAAGTCCATCTCCTCTGTCTTCTGTCTGATAGACAATCCCTGTTTTGGGGTCTACAGCAATGGCTTCGTGGTTGAAGCGACCCATTGCTATGAGGGGGACAGGGTCTACAAGTCCTGGTGCATTAGCTGGAACTTCAAAGTTATAGCCGTGAGGCTTTAAATTGATTGGGTGCGAGGTTGGAGTCTCAGTGGTTTCTTCACAGCTAATCCATGAACCCCAAGGGGTGGGTCCACCAGCACAGTTGCGATTGGTACCTGCTAATGATGCATAGTGGCTAATTAATTCGCGATTGGGTCCAATGATTAGGGTAGTGGTGCCACCTCGATTATTGGAGTCATACTGCTTGTTTGCGGGTGCAATTAATCCTGGCTTGTTAGTTTCAGTGGGAGCAAGTTCGTGATTTCGGACAAGAATTACTGTGTTGTTGGCACCCGGAAAAGCCGCCATCCCATCATGATCGGCTGGCACTGGATTGCCATCGCTCATAATGTCGCCTGTGCGAGAGAAGGCTCGATATTGAAATCCTTGTGGTAAATCTAATAAGCCTTTAGGGTCAGGTACAAGCGCTCCATAACCTCCTCCACGGACTAATTGACCATTCGCTTGTTGGGCATAAAGTGCCTTTAAGGGGGATGCAAGAACAGCAGTTGCGGCTCCCGCACCTGCTAGGGTGAAAAATTGGCGGCGTGATAAAGCCATTATGCCTTCCATAATTGAACGCTTGAACAGGCTATCAATCGTTCATCAACCCTGGAGAAAGGTTTGATTAATCTCTAGTTAAATCAAATAAAGTTTTAGTAAAGTCTCTAATTGCGATTTGCATTTCTTCAATCTGCTCGTCACTCAACTTGCAAGTTACGGAGGAAGTAGAAGCGATCGCTCTTCCAATCAGTTCCCTCTTTTCGTCCCAAGTAACCTGTTAAAGGTGAGGAAAGCTCAATTAGTAAATTGTACACTTTAAAATCGTCTAGCTTAGAGCTTAAATCCTTGGCAAAAACAGCATTGTATTGAACGCGAATTTCAACTGTTAGGTGTCCACTTCCTGGTTCGCCAAGCTGCTTCACGGCTTGAACAATGTGCGATCGCAGCTTAATGTTGTTCTGAACTTTCTCAATATATTCATCAATTCTAGGGTCAGTTTGTCCAGCTCCTAGATAAGTCTTAAGTTCAATGAGGTTGACTGAACCTGGATACTTGGCTTGTAATTCTACTAACTTCTGGAGAGTCATAGGATTGATAATACTGATAATTGATACATCAGCCGATTCTTTAAGATATTTGGTCGGTTCACCGGGACCAATAATCAACTTGACAGCAATGTCATAGTCTTCTTTACCGAGATGCCTTTTGCCAATCCTGTCCAACTGCTCAACTGTCGAATCAGGAATACTTTTACCTGCTTTGCACTCTCCAACTAGTGGATAAGGCGTTGTACAGTATAAGTCCATGCCACCAGCACCCCCTTTTGCTGTAGGGTCAACGCCAAAGCCGAGAAAAGCTAGACTTTTATGAACGATTTGTTCAAATGCTGTCCCTTTTTCGTAATTGCCGCCAATAGTAGCAGTGCCTAAATCATTGATGGTATATATCCAAGCCAAGTCTTCTGGGAGCGTGTTAGGTTGATTAGTCGCCCACCCTAAAAATTTCTGGATATGGTGATTCAAGCTTTCAGCGGCTGGATTACTAAGAGCTAACTGTGCGATCGCACTCTCCAACTCTTCCAACTCAGGATGTAAAGGTGGCTCTAGGTTTTCTAGCTGGCGGCGGCGTTGGGTGAAGATGCGATCGCTCAATACTGGCAAAGATTGAGTAACAGTTAGGGAATTAAGCAAACCAACAAACTTTCCTATCTTTTCCTGACTGTTGAGATTTACCGCCACCTCAATCGGCTGAGGTAGTTGGTAGACGCGCAAGTAAGCTAGGAATATATGATGTCTTTGCCGAAGTACCTCCTGTAAGCATTCTGTTGTCCAGACGGTTAATCGCGACAAGGCAGGTAAAACGTCAGTATCACCTATGCTTTGGCACAATTCGCATCTAGCCCAAACTTTTATTGAAACTGTTTCGGAACCTAACTGGGCAAGAGTTGTTTGAGCAATGGGCAAAAAATTTGAGCGATAGTACTGCTCAACTGGTAGTAAATTAGTTGAGACATCGCATGGATGAAGGACAAATTGCTGTCCTGGATTGATAAACGTCCGAGGCATAACTGCAACCATACGACCTTGCACTAAAGCCTCAATATCTGGAGCAGGTAGACACAGAGCCGTTGGAATTGAAACTAAATTAGTCATAGACTCAGTTTCTTGAGTAAATCATCTATTGCCACCTCAAAATCATCTATTTCAGGTAAATCTGGTATTGAGCTGCTTATGTTGTTGATTGTTTCTTCTTCTGGCACTGGGCTAGTAATCTCCTCATCAACTACTCCCTCTGGAAGTTGACCAGATGGATCGCTCAATATCTCATGGATAAGATTGTTGTCGAACACTATCTTTTCACGACTGACAAAAGCCTTTATTTGCTCTTCACTCACCTCAAAATCTTCCGGCGCATTGCTAACAGCTCGAATCGCTAAAAGTGGCTTGATGTCTTCACTTCTCAACATTACCCATTCTCCGCCTAACT includes the following:
- a CDS encoding PhoX family protein → MALSRRQFFTLAGAGAATAVLASPLKALYAQQANGQLVRGGGYGALVPDPKGLLDLPQGFQYRAFSRTGDIMSDGNPVPADHDGMAAFPGANNTVILVRNHELAPTETNKPGLIAPANKQYDSNNRGGTTTLIIGPNRELISHYASLAGTNRNCAGGPTPWGSWISCEETTETPTSHPINLKPHGYNFEVPANAPGLVDPVPLIAMGRFNHEAIAVDPKTGIVYQTEDRGDGLFYRFIPNQAGNLQAGGILQALKIQGKPGVDTSNKSTATIPVGQPMAAEWVTIDNPNPATDTVRVQGYGKGAARFTRGEGIWYGKGEFYFTCTNGGSAGAGQVWRYVPGQTAQQGGTIELFVEPNNAEILDAPDNIVIAPTADLILCEDGPNNQYVVGVTPNGQLYQFARNALNSSEFCGACFSPSGQTMFVNIQDPGITFAIWGPWPSKVG
- the kaiC gene encoding circadian clock protein KaiC, producing MSQLNPTEPKPDESALMGVQKIRTLIEGFDDISHGGLPVGRTTLVSGTSGTGKTLLAVQFLYNGIAYFDDPGVFVTFEESPTDIIKNAYSFGWDLQKLINDGKLFILDASPDPEGQEVVGNFDLSALIERIQYGIRKYKAKRVSIDSITAIFQQYDAASVVRREIFRLVARLKQIGVTTVMTTERIEEYGPVARFGVEEFVSDNVVIVRNVLEGERRRRTMEILKLRGTTHMKGEYPFTMTNQGINIFPLGAMRLTQRSSNTRVSSGVKTLDEMCGGGFFKDSIILATGATGTGKTLLVSKFIEDACLRGDRAILFAYEESRAQLSRNAYSWGIDFEDLEHKGLLKILCTYPESAGLEDHLQIIKSEIAEFKPSRIAIDSLSALARGVSNNAFRQFVIGVTGYAKQEEITGFFTNTTDQFMGSHSITDSHISTITDTILMLQYVEIRGEMSRAINVFKMRGSWHDTAIREYKISEEGPEIKDSFRNYERIISGSPTRIAVDEKSELSRIVQGVRGKSEE
- a CDS encoding DUF1802 family protein, with the translated sequence MTNLVSIPTALCLPAPDIEALVQGRMVAVMPRTFINPGQQFVLHPCDVSTNLLPVEQYYRSNFLPIAQTTLAQLGSETVSIKVWARCELCQSIGDTDVLPALSRLTVWTTECLQEVLRQRHHIFLAYLRVYQLPQPIEVAVNLNSQEKIGKFVGLLNSLTVTQSLPVLSDRIFTQRRRQLENLEPPLHPELEELESAIAQLALSNPAAESLNHHIQKFLGWATNQPNTLPEDLAWIYTINDLGTATIGGNYEKGTAFEQIVHKSLAFLGFGVDPTAKGGAGGMDLYCTTPYPLVGECKAGKSIPDSTVEQLDRIGKRHLGKEDYDIAVKLIIGPGEPTKYLKESADVSIISIINPMTLQKLVELQAKYPGSVNLIELKTYLGAGQTDPRIDEYIEKVQNNIKLRSHIVQAVKQLGEPGSGHLTVEIRVQYNAVFAKDLSSKLDDFKVYNLLIELSSPLTGYLGRKEGTDWKSDRFYFLRNLQVE